A portion of the Oncorhynchus clarkii lewisi isolate Uvic-CL-2024 chromosome 27, UVic_Ocla_1.0, whole genome shotgun sequence genome contains these proteins:
- the LOC139385621 gene encoding calpain small subunit 1-like: MFLAKKLIGGILDVVSNVDPSQFVPSEPPPPRRPLAYAKPNENEEETQFRKVFQQLAGDDMEVSPTELMNILNRIIGKRSDLKTDGFSIESCRSMVAVMDSDSSGKLGFHEFKFLWNNIKKWQCIYISNDTDRSGLISSQELPATFKAAGFPLNDQLFQLMVRRYSDEQGNMDFDNYIGCLVRLDAMCRAFKTLDKDDDGIIKVNIQEWLQLTMYS; this comes from the exons ATGTTTCTGGCCAAAAAACTCATTGGTGGCATCCTGGATGTTGTGAG CAATGTTGACCCCAGTCAATTCGTGCCATCAGAGCCT CCCCCACCACGCAGACCTCTGGCCTACGCTAAGCCGAACGAGAATGAAGAAGAGACACAGTTTCGCAAGGTGTTCCAGCAACTCGCTGGGGAT GACATGGAGGTGAGCCCCACTGAACTGATGAACATCCTCAACAGGATCATTGGCAAAC GTAGTGACCTGAAGACTGATGGCTTTAGCATCGAGTCATGCAGGAGCATGGTGGCTGTCATGGAT AGCGACAGCTCAGGAAAGCTAGGTTTCCATGAGTTCAAGTTTTTATGGAACAACATCAAGAAATGGCAG TGCATCTACATATCAAATGACACGGACCGCTCAGGGCTCATCTCCTCACAAGAGCTTCCTGCTACCTTCAAAGCTGCAG GCTTCCCTCTCAACGACCAGCTCTTCCAGTTGATGGTACGCAGGTACAGTGATGAACAGGGCAACATGGACTTTGACAACTACATTGGGTGCCTGGTCAGACTGGACGCTATGTGTC GAGCTTTCAAGACTCTGGACAAAGATGATGATGGAATCATCAAAGTCAACATCCAGGAG TGGCTTCAGTTGACCATGTACTCATAA